Within Winogradskyella helgolandensis, the genomic segment GTGCCCACTCTGGGCGTTTGGCAAACCACTTTTCGTGCTCTGGCTGCTCATCGTAAGGTTTTTTAAGTAGTTGAAATAATTCATCTACCAAACCATAATCACCCTCATCCGCTTTATCGATAGCTAACTGCGCCATATAATTTCTAAGCACATATTTTGGGTTTACAGCATTCATGTTTTGTTGACGTTCTGAATCTGTAATTGTCTCCTTCTGCAAGCGTTGGTCGTAAGCTTTGAACCAAACTTTCCATTGCATTAAATTATCTTCGGTTAATTCTTCAGGTTTATAGAATGCGTTTTCTATGATTTCTATGCCATTGTCCGGATTATCTTTTTTGTAGTTCGCTAATAATCGGAATGCTATCGTCATATCGGTTTCAGACAACAATAAACAATCTTCAAAATCTTGTATCAATTTGGCATCGTCCTCAAGTTCTACTTGCAACCCTAATTTAGAGCGCATCATTTGAAGTGATTGCTTTTCAAAATCAACCTGATACTGATTTAAAATAGCTTCTATAGGTTCGGCTTCTTCAATTAACGGATATAAGGCATTGGCGAGTTGTAATAAATTCCAAAGTCCAATATTGGGCTGATTACCAAAACGGTAACGTTTGTTCTGTTTGTCTGTGGTGTTTGGTGTCCAGCCAAAATCAAAATCTTCTAGCCATCCATAAGGCCCATAATCTATGGTTAAGCCTAGAATGGACATGTTATCGGTATTCATCACTCCATGAACAAAACCAACGCGTTGCCAGTGGATAATCATATCTAAAGTGCGTTGTGTCACCGCTTCAAAAAATTTAATGTATGTCTCTTTTGAAGGTTTACCCAATTCTGGATAAAAGTATTTTATAGTATAATCGGTTAGTTTTTTGAGGTTTTTAATATCGTTTCGTGCTGCAAATAACTCGAAATTACCAAACCGAATAAAAGTCGGTGCTACTCTAGCGACGATAGCTCCTTTTTCATAATCGGCATTACCGTTATAAAGCATATCTCGCAAAACATCATCACCAGACAATATTAAACTCAGCGCTCTGGTAGTGGGCACACCCAAATGACACATGGCTTCGCTACATAAATACTCGCGAATAGAAGAACGTAAAACCGCCAACCCATCACCTTGCCTTGAGTATGGTGTTTCGCCAGACCCTTTTAGTTGAATGGCCCACCGTTTATTATTTTGCTCAATTTCGAATAGATTTATTGCTCTTCCATCGCCTAATTGTCCAGCCCAATTGCCAAATTGATGACCAGCATAGGCCATAGCATAAGGTTTTGTTTTTGGATAAACTTTAGAGCCCGAAAAAACCTCTAAAAAGTCTTTTGAATTGATATCTTCTTCCTCTAAACCAATGGCATTAGCCATCTCTATTGAAGCATGAATTAATTTAGGCTGCGATGGTATTCTAGGATTAACAAACGAATGTGTGGCTTCAGAGACTTGGCGTCTGCTATTATCCGTATTAGAATCTGAAGGTAACTCTTTACTAAATGTATCTTTTATGTGTAACTTCATCTATCTAATTTAGCATTTGAGTGACTTAAATATGGTAAGTAATTTTAGCATTGCAATAAACCATTTAATATTACAATTGTTTATAAAAATACGATTTCATATTAACTCAAATGCTAAGTCAACGGATTGAGCTCTGCAAATTTTAGTTAAAATTCTAAAATTATGAAGCAAAAAAGACCATACTGAGAGCGTAAGTTACGCTACAAAATGATTAAAATATTGAACAACAGTATAGCTTCGATTTTAAACTACTTCTTCATCAGACTAATTGCAAACCCACCACCTTCGGCTAGTTGTACGCTTAATGTCGAACCCTTTTTAACTTCAATTTTTTCAATAGAAATATCTAATGGATTGTTATCCCAATGCGCCTTGTCTCCATCTTTATAGATAATCACTTCATAAATTTGGTTCTCATCTAAAAAGTCAAAAACAACATCAATATTTCTAGAATTTTCATCCGTTATACCACCAACAAACCAATTCCCAGTCTCTCTTTCTTTTCTAGCAATGGTGACATAATCTCCAACTTCACCATTTAAAACTTTAGTGGTTTCCCAATCGACACCAACATCTTTGATAAATTGCAAAGGTTCTGGATTCGCTTCGTAATGCTCTACTAAATCGGCAGCCATCTGTACCGGACTGTAAATAACCACATACAAGGCTAATTGCTGCGCAATGGTTGTATTCACTTGATTGTCCTTTTTGTATTCGTCAAATTTTATATTAAAAATACCAGGAGTAAAATCAATTGGTCCAGACAGCATTCTTGTAAAAGCTACAATTGGTAGATGCTCTGGTGGGTTACCTCCATCTGTTGCCCACGCGTTAAATTCTTGCCCTCTTAACCCTTCTCTCGAAATTGTATTTGGATAGGTTCGTCTTAGACCTGTTGCTTTAATCGGTTCATGTGCGTTGATAGCCACTTCATATTTCGCTGCTTTTTCAACGGTATTGTTATAATGATTCACCATATATTGGCCATGATGGTATTCTCCTTTGGGTAGTATTTTTCCAACATAACCTGTTTTAACGGTATGCATACCGTATTTCTGCATCAAAGCGAAAGCCGTATCTTGTTGCTTAGTGTATGTTTCCGTTGCTGCAGAGGTTTCATGGTGCATGATAATATCTACGCCTTTTTCCTTTCCATAACGCACAACTTCTTCAATATCGTAATCTGGATATGTGGTTACAAAATCGAAAACACCTTCACGGTCCTCAAAACCAATCCAATGTTCCCAACCGGTATTCCAGCCTTCCACTAAAACGCCACCTATATTATTTTTAGCTGAAAAATCAATAAATCGTTTTACATTTTCGGTATTGGCGCCATGAGTTCCATTAGATGTTCCACCATCTGTCCATGTACTCATATCTTGAGTCATTCCGTAATCCCAAGACGATTTCCCTAAGTGCATTTCCCACCAAACCCCTGTATATTTCATCGGCTTAAACCAAGACACATCACCTAGTTTGTTCGGCTCGTTTAGATTAACAATAAGCTTAGATTCAATTAAATCGGGAGCGTTATCCGTAATTTGAATCGTTCTCCAAGGGGTATTGAAAGGCATCGTGCGTTTCACCTTGTAATCTGTATTTTCTGAACCTACTAAATTACTTTTCAGGTTCAAATTTTCAGTATCAACTTTTAAGGTCATTCCAGAATAATCTACTAAAGCAGCTTCATGAAAACTTAAATGTGTTCCATCACTTCCCACCATAGTAACCGGTGTATTTACAGCATTTTCAGGAATGTAAGTTTGTGCTAAATTTTTATGATTTGCAAATTGCAAAGCATCAATTTCAGACAATTTTGTTGTATTGTATAAATGTTCGTAGATATCCCAATCTCCTGGAATCCAAAAGGTTTTATAATCTTCTGTAAGGTTGAATTCAGTATGCTCTTCTGTTATAAAAACATCCCCTTTTAATCGAGCTTGTTGTGGGAATTCGTATCTAAATCCAATACCATCATCATAAGCTTTAAACACGATATTTAAAAAACGTTCTGGACTTGTTTTTTCTTGAAGCTCAATCTTTAGTTCATTATAATGGTTAACCACATCTAATTGTTCTCCCCAAGGCATTTGCCAAGTTTCATTGAAGGTTGAACTACTTGTATTTTTAATTATGAAATTCTTATTAAAAGCCGGAACATCTTTAAATTCAAAACCTAAATAAGAGGTATCAACAACCGTTTTATTATTGAACTGAACCGTATAAAATGGTCGTCCTTCATTATTGATATTAAAATCAATTACCACTTTTTCGTCTGGTGAACTGATTTGTGTGGTTTGTTTTTTTTCTGAATTGCATGAGAATAATGCCAATGCGATTGCAAAAACTAAAATGTATACTTTCATAATATTTATAATATTTAAGACCTGTCAGGTTTTGGAAACCTTACAGGTCAATTTTATAGCTTACTTTCTTTCTAATAGAACGACTTCAAAGTCTGTATCTAAAATAATTTTTCCATTTTCTACAGTTGCTGTTTCTCCAGAATAGGCGTCACGAAGCATTACGCGTTCTTCAAAAACTTCAGAGACATCGATTACTTTTTTACCTTTTTCGAGATCTAAACCAACAACGACTAAATCTTTAAAATTTCCATTTTGGTAACTTCTATAAAAGTAATAAGGTTGTTCTGTAATCATTTGATGAGTTCCTGCTCCAATTGCAGGATGCTTAGCTCTAAATTGACCTAATTTTTTCCAATGCGATAAGACTTCTTTTGTTCGTTTTCGTTTAGCAATAGAATCCCAATTCATCATTGAACGCAATGTCGCATCACCTTCCGTTCCTGGTACAACAAGTGAACGCGAAGATTCATCTCCATAATAAACTTGCGACGTTCCTGGTGACAACAATAGTTTATTAGCCGTTTCAAATGGTTTTTTTCTTTGGGCATCAAAAGGTTGACCATCATCATGCGAGCTTAAATAGTTTACGGTTCCGAAACCTTTTAATTCATCATGTAGAATGGCATTGTAATGCGTGAATAAATCTTCATAACCTTTGTCTTTTGAATTGTATTTGAACTCAAAATTTATCAAACTTTGAAAACTTGGTGGATCAAAATAATTGACTTTTCTGTCTCCAAAATCAAATTCCTGACCTGTACTAACTCCATAATTATAGACTTCACCAAGCAGATAAAAATTGTTATCATCTAACACTTGTTCAAGATTATTCTTTTTGTATTCGGCAAAGGCAAAATCACATTCCACTTTAAATTCCGTCCAAACATATTCTTCTACATGTTTTACCGTATCTACTCTATAACCATCAACCCCAAATTCTGTGATGTAATCCGTCAGCCATTTCATGATGTAAAAACGAGGAGCTCTTGGATGGCCAGTACGTTCAAAAAATGCATCGAGCTCTTTAACTTCTTGTTCGTAACGCCCCTCTGCTTTCCACTTTTCTACTAATTGTGGTGGCAAGTCTACATTGTCATTACTTTCCGTTCTAATATCTGGAAGATTAGCAACTAAGGTACAACTTACTGTATTTTCATAATTATCGTAAGAACATTGTTTATCAGTTCTCACCCATTCTCCTGGCCAAACCGGATCTTTATCAGTTACAGGTCCTGTGTGATTAATCACCGCGTCTAACACAATTCTAATACCTTTAGCATGTGCTTCTTTCACCAATTCATGTAAATCTGCTTTGGTTCCAAAGTTGGGGTCAATCGCTGTCCAATCTTTGGTCCAATAGCCATGAAAACCATAAGTAACTCCTGTGCCTTCATTGGTTCCGCCATGAATTTGCTCAACAATTGGTGTCATCCAAATGGCGTTAATTCCTAAATCGGTAAAATACC encodes:
- a CDS encoding protein adenylyltransferase SelO is translated as MKLHIKDTFSKELPSDSNTDNSRRQVSEATHSFVNPRIPSQPKLIHASIEMANAIGLEEEDINSKDFLEVFSGSKVYPKTKPYAMAYAGHQFGNWAGQLGDGRAINLFEIEQNNKRWAIQLKGSGETPYSRQGDGLAVLRSSIREYLCSEAMCHLGVPTTRALSLILSGDDVLRDMLYNGNADYEKGAIVARVAPTFIRFGNFELFAARNDIKNLKKLTDYTIKYFYPELGKPSKETYIKFFEAVTQRTLDMIIHWQRVGFVHGVMNTDNMSILGLTIDYGPYGWLEDFDFGWTPNTTDKQNKRYRFGNQPNIGLWNLLQLANALYPLIEEAEPIEAILNQYQVDFEKQSLQMMRSKLGLQVELEDDAKLIQDFEDCLLLSETDMTIAFRLLANYKKDNPDNGIEIIENAFYKPEELTEDNLMQWKVWFKAYDQRLQKETITDSERQQNMNAVNPKYVLRNYMAQLAIDKADEGDYGLVDELFQLLKKPYDEQPEHEKWFAKRPEWARHKVGCSMLSCSS
- a CDS encoding glycoside hydrolase family 97 protein, producing MKVYILVFAIALALFSCNSEKKQTTQISSPDEKVVIDFNINNEGRPFYTVQFNNKTVVDTSYLGFEFKDVPAFNKNFIIKNTSSSTFNETWQMPWGEQLDVVNHYNELKIELQEKTSPERFLNIVFKAYDDGIGFRYEFPQQARLKGDVFITEEHTEFNLTEDYKTFWIPGDWDIYEHLYNTTKLSEIDALQFANHKNLAQTYIPENAVNTPVTMVGSDGTHLSFHEAALVDYSGMTLKVDTENLNLKSNLVGSENTDYKVKRTMPFNTPWRTIQITDNAPDLIESKLIVNLNEPNKLGDVSWFKPMKYTGVWWEMHLGKSSWDYGMTQDMSTWTDGGTSNGTHGANTENVKRFIDFSAKNNIGGVLVEGWNTGWEHWIGFEDREGVFDFVTTYPDYDIEEVVRYGKEKGVDIIMHHETSAATETYTKQQDTAFALMQKYGMHTVKTGYVGKILPKGEYHHGQYMVNHYNNTVEKAAKYEVAINAHEPIKATGLRRTYPNTISREGLRGQEFNAWATDGGNPPEHLPIVAFTRMLSGPIDFTPGIFNIKFDEYKKDNQVNTTIAQQLALYVVIYSPVQMAADLVEHYEANPEPLQFIKDVGVDWETTKVLNGEVGDYVTIARKERETGNWFVGGITDENSRNIDVVFDFLDENQIYEVIIYKDGDKAHWDNNPLDISIEKIEVKKGSTLSVQLAEGGGFAISLMKK
- a CDS encoding alpha-amylase family glycosyl hydrolase, which translates into the protein MKKLFLFTFILITLSCKNKDKEHMVAVAETEQTIETPFVWEGANLYFLLTDRFNNADPSNDINFDRTKETAKLRGFKGGDIKGVTQKIKEGYFTDLGINAIWMTPIVEQIHGGTNEGTGVTYGFHGYWTKDWTAIDPNFGTKADLHELVKEAHAKGIRIVLDAVINHTGPVTDKDPVWPGEWVRTDKQCSYDNYENTVSCTLVANLPDIRTESNDNVDLPPQLVEKWKAEGRYEQEVKELDAFFERTGHPRAPRFYIMKWLTDYITEFGVDGYRVDTVKHVEEYVWTEFKVECDFAFAEYKKNNLEQVLDDNNFYLLGEVYNYGVSTGQEFDFGDRKVNYFDPPSFQSLINFEFKYNSKDKGYEDLFTHYNAILHDELKGFGTVNYLSSHDDGQPFDAQRKKPFETANKLLLSPGTSQVYYGDESSRSLVVPGTEGDATLRSMMNWDSIAKRKRTKEVLSHWKKLGQFRAKHPAIGAGTHQMITEQPYYFYRSYQNGNFKDLVVVGLDLEKGKKVIDVSEVFEERVMLRDAYSGETATVENGKIILDTDFEVVLLERK